The nucleotide window CGGCGAGCGCCTCGGGATCGTGGGCGTCAACGGCGCGGGCAAGTCCACGCTCCTGCGCCTCCTCGACGGCAGGCTGGCCCCGGACTCCGGGAAGATCAAGCGCGGCAAGACCGTGGTCACCGCCACTCTCACGCAGGACGTGAAGGAGCTGGACGAGGTCTCCCACCTGCGCGTGGCCGAGGTGATGGCACGCGAGGGAACCACATTCCAGGTGGGCGGCAAGGACGTCTCCGCGGGGCAGCTGCTGGAGCAGCTCGGGTTCGGTCCCACCCGTCAGTGGACCCGCGTGGACGAGCTCTCCGGCGGCGAGCGGCGCCGTCTGCAGCTGCTGCGCCTGCTCGTGGGGGAGCCCAACGTCCTCATGCTGGACGAGCCCACCAACGACCTGGACACGGACACCCTGGCCGCCGTGGAGGACGTCCTGGACGGCTGGCCGGGCACGCTCGTCGTCGTCTCGCACGACCGCTACCTCCTCGAGCGCGTCACCGACCACCAGATCGCCCTGCTGGGGGACGGGAAGGTGCGCGGCCTGCCCGGCGGCGTGGAGCAGTACCTCGAGCTGCGCGCCGCCATGGAGGACGGCGCCGCGGCCCCGGCGGGCTCCGGTGCGCCGTCGCGGGGGCGGAACAACGCCGTCGGCACGTGCGCAGGGATGGGAAACCCGAGGTCGGCTGCCGCCTCCGGCGGCTCCGAGGCGGAGCGCCGCCAGGCGCGCAAGGACATGGCCAGGATCGAGCGGCAGATGGACCGGCTGCGCGAGAAGCGCGCCCGGCTGGACGCCCGCATGGCCGAACTCGGCCAGGCCCAGGAGTTCGACGGGCTGTCGGCCGTCTCCGCCGAGGTGCGCGACGTGGACGCTCAGCTCGAGGTCCTCGAGGAGGAGTGGCTGGCCGCCGCAGAACTCGAGGGCTGATCCGGGCGGGTGCTGCACCACTGCAGCACAGGATCCGCTGTGCGGAGGGGAACGCTCCGTCTATGATTCTTCAGGAACCTGCGTCATACGGCGAAACACGGAGTGAGGAGTCGAGACAGGTGCCTGATACCAACGCAGCGCCGCCTGCCCCCTCGGGGCTGTCGGCCGGCGCCACGGTCCGACGCCGCGTCCTCGGTGCCCCCTGGGAGCAGGGGCTGCCGCGACTCGTGCTCCTCGTGGACGTGCTGGCCGTGGTGCTGGCCACGTTCCTCTCCGCCGAACTGCGCTTCGGTACCGCCGGTCTCGAGCCGATCCCCGGCCTGGACGCCGTGAACTACGGGATCATCAGCGTGGTCCTGAGCGTCCTGTGGGTGCTCACGCTGGGGGTGGAGGGCGCCCGGGACATCCGCATCCTCAGCGTCGGCGCGGAGGAGTACAAACGGGTCCTGCGCGCCACGCTCCACCTCTTCGGCGTGGTGGCCATCGTGGCCTTCGCCGCGGGCCTCGAGGTGGCCCGCGGCTACATCGCCCTCGCCCTTCCCCTGGGCGTCCTGCTCCTGCTGATCGGCAGGTTCGTGGTGCGCGGCTGGGTGGCCCGCCGGCGCCAGGCGGGCGCGTTCCGCCGTCGCCTGCTGCTGGTGGGCGGCCCGCGGGCCGTCCAGCACGTGTTCGACGCGCTCGACTCGGAGGCCGGTGCCGGCTACGCGCCCGTGGCCGCGCTGCTGCCCGGCTACAAGCCGCGCGCGGCGGGATGGCTGCCCATTCCCGTCCGCACGGACGTGGAGGGCGTGGCCGAGGTGGTCGCCCAGGTGGAGGCCCTGGAGATCGACGCGGTGGTGATCACCTCGGGCCACCCCTTCGTGCCGAGCGACGTCCGGCAGCTGGGCTGGGAGCTGCAGGAGCGCGGGGTCTCCCTCATCATGGCCCCCGCCCTGCTGGACGTGGCCGGGCCCCGGCTGCACACGCAGCCGCTGGCCGGCCTGCCGCTGATCCACCTCTCCACCCCTCGCCTGGCGCCGGGCAAGGCATTCACCAAGCGGGCCTTCGACCTGGTCGCCGCGTGCCTGGGCCTCGTCGTCATCTCCCCGCTGCTGCTGGCCGTCGCCATCGCCGTGAAGGCGACCGACGGCGGCCCCGTCCTCTTCCGTCAGGAGCGCATCGGCCTGGGGGGCGTCCCGTTCACCATGCTCAAGTTCCGTTCCATGGTGGCGGACGCGGAGGAGGTCAAGGCGCAGCTGGAGTCCGACTCCGGCGAGGGCAACGTGCTGTTCAAGATGAAGGACGATCCGCGCATCACGAAGGTGGGCAAGGTCATCCGGCGCACGAGCATCGACGAGCTGCCCCAGCTGGTGAACGTGGTGAAGGGGGACATGTCCCTCGTGGGTCCCCGGCCGCACCTGGCGCACGAGGTGGAGCAGTACGAGGAGCACGTGCACCGCCGCTTCCTGGTGCAGCCCGGCATCACGGGCCTGTGGCAGGTCTCCGGGCGCTCGGACCTCTCGTGGGAGGACGCCGTGCGCCTGGACCTGTACTACGTGGAGAACTGGTCCATCCTGGGGGACATGGTGATCCTCGCCCGCACCGCCCGTGCGGTGGTGGCCGCCGAGGGCGCCTACTGAGCCTGTGGAAGAATGAGCCGTCGTCGCGCCCGGCGTGGGCCGTGACGCTCCGCCCTGGTGTAATGGCAGCACGCC belongs to Micrococcus sp. 2A and includes:
- a CDS encoding sugar transferase; the encoded protein is MPDTNAAPPAPSGLSAGATVRRRVLGAPWEQGLPRLVLLVDVLAVVLATFLSAELRFGTAGLEPIPGLDAVNYGIISVVLSVLWVLTLGVEGARDIRILSVGAEEYKRVLRATLHLFGVVAIVAFAAGLEVARGYIALALPLGVLLLLIGRFVVRGWVARRRQAGAFRRRLLLVGGPRAVQHVFDALDSEAGAGYAPVAALLPGYKPRAAGWLPIPVRTDVEGVAEVVAQVEALEIDAVVITSGHPFVPSDVRQLGWELQERGVSLIMAPALLDVAGPRLHTQPLAGLPLIHLSTPRLAPGKAFTKRAFDLVAACLGLVVISPLLLAVAIAVKATDGGPVLFRQERIGLGGVPFTMLKFRSMVADAEEVKAQLESDSGEGNVLFKMKDDPRITKVGKVIRRTSIDELPQLVNVVKGDMSLVGPRPHLAHEVEQYEEHVHRRFLVQPGITGLWQVSGRSDLSWEDAVRLDLYYVENWSILGDMVILARTARAVVAAEGAY